One region of Citrus sinensis cultivar Valencia sweet orange chromosome 6, DVS_A1.0, whole genome shotgun sequence genomic DNA includes:
- the LOC102609984 gene encoding uncharacterized protein LOC102609984 isoform X2, whose protein sequence is MQLLWCLDFVIYAGGSVWALDWCPRVHEKPDCQVKCEFIAVAAHPPESCYHKLGAPLTGRGMIQIWCMLNVGVNEEEARSPKRNLKQKSQNFEDSDDKTKRPRGRPRKKPTDEALDDYATKDKLTQSKRPRGRPRKKPKDESSGNLDGVEQFVQPLAVQYPEDSSNMLTIQEVSGNTLRKLQTSTERASSSNSSLKTPLQSRILKQLSVQHTEDSSRLLTVEEASGDTLRKLQMSTEKASSSNSSLKTPVRSRKLKSKARVEKHSHDICQPLSNVNEDEEPPTANHQIYHGSERDSAVCDVLGDFLSKPSLVSCPIPKDIALPRVVLCLAHNGKVAWDVKWKPYNAVDCKCKQRLGYLAVLLGNGSLEVWEVPLLRTMKAIYLSSMKEGTDPRFVKLEPVFRCSMLKCGGTQSIPLTMEWSTSPPHDYLLAGCHDGTVALWKFVASDSSIDSRPLLCFSADTLPIRAVSWAPAESDSDSANVILTAGHGGLKFWDIRDPFRPLWDIHPAPKFIYGLDWLPDPGCVILSFDDGAMRIVSLLKAAYDVPATGKPFAGTKQQGLHLVNCSSFAIWSVQVSRLTGMVAYCSADGTVHRFQLTAKAVEKDHSRNRPMHFLCGSVTEDESAITVNTPLDNTPVPLKKTVHDAGERSMRSFLIESNSSKSPNDKKGKNVLSSDNQPLALCYGNEPGEESEGDMTLAALKNKQKPKSRSSSKKKEEDDQAMVCIDEEATDIQGKENAKGEAGNGIEVLPPKVVAMHRVRWNMNKGSERWLCYGGAGGIIRCQEIRVPDIDKKMGKKIQK, encoded by the exons ATGCAACTTCTCTGGTGTCTag ACTTTGTGATATATGCTGGGGGGTCTGTCTGGGCATTGGATTGGTGTCCCAGAGTTCATGAAAAGCCTGACTGCCAGGTCAAATGTGAG TTTATTGCTGTTGCTGCTCATCCTCCTGAATCATGTTATCACAAATTAGGTGCTCCACTTACTGGCAGAGGCATGATTCAGATTTGGTGTATGCTAAATGTTGGTGTAAATGAGGAAGAGGCACGGTCACCCAAGAGAAACCTAaaacaaaaatctcaaaattttgaagacTCAGATGACAAAACAAAGAGACCAAGAGGGAGACCAAGAAAAAAGCCAACAGATGAAGCTCTTGATGATTATGCTACAAAGGACAAGTTAACGCAATCAAAGAGGCCAAGAGGAAGACCTAGAAAAAAACCAAAAGATGAATCTAGTGGCAACTTGGATGGTGTTGAACAGTTCGTTCAACCACTTGCTGTTCAATATCCAGAAGATTCATCCAACATGCTAACCATACAAGAAGTTTCTGGGAATACCCTTAGAAAACTTCAGACTTCAACTGAAAGAGCATCTTCATCAAATTCATCTCTTAAAACTCCTCTGCAGAGCAGAATATTGAAACAACTTTCTGTTCAACATACAGAAGATTCATCTAGGTTGCTAACTGTAGAAGAAGCTTCTGGAGATACCCTTAGAAAACTTCAAATGTCAACTGAAAAAGCATCTTCATCAAATTCATCCCTTAAAACTCCTGTTAGGAGTcgaaaattgaaaagtaaggCAAGAGTAGAGAAACATAGCCATGATATATGTCAACCATTATCAAATGTAAACGAAGATGAGGAACCTCCTACTGCGAATCATCAAATATATCATGGCTCTGAACGAGATTCTGCAGTATGTGATGTTTTAGGTGATTTTCTTTCCAAACCAAGCTTGGTTTCTTGTCCTATACCAAAGGACATTGCTCTTCCTAGGGTTGTATTGTGCCTGGCCCACAATGGAAAAGTTGCATGGGATGTGAAATGGAAGCCATATAATGCAGTAGATTGCAAGTGCAAGCAACGGCTGGGGTATCTTGCTGTCTTGCTGGGAAATGGATCCCTTGAAGT TTGGGAGGTTCCTCTTCTCCGGACAATGAAAGCTATTTATTTGTCTTCCATGAAAGAGGGGACTGATCCTCGCTTCGTAAAATTGGAACCAGTATTCAGATGCTCCATGTTAAAATGTGGTGGCACACAGAG CATCCCTTTGACAATGGAGTGGTCAACCTCACCTCCACATGATTACTTACTGGCAGGGTGCCATGATGGGACG GTCGCTTTGTGGAAATTTGTTGCAAGTGATTCATCTATAG ATTCAAGACCTTTGCTCTGTTTTAGTGCCGATACACTTCCTATTAGAGCAGTTTCATGGGCCCCGGCTGAGAG TGATTCGGATAGTGCAAATGTTATACTCACTGCTGGACATGGAGGCCTAAAGTTTTGGGACATACG TGACCCATTCCGTCCCTTGTGGGACATCCATCCAGCTCCAAAGTTCATATATGGTCTGGATTGGTTGCCAGATCCAGG GTGTGTTATTTTATCCTTTGATGATGGAGCAATGAGGATAGTCAGCTTGTTGAAGGCTGCATATGATGTCCCCGCTACAGGAAAACCTTTTGCTGGGACAAAGCAGCAAGGGTTGCACCTTGTTAATTGTTCATCCTTTGCTATCTGGAGTGTGCAAGTGTCACGGCTAACAG GCATGGTCGCATACTGCAGTGCAGATGGCACCGTTCATCGTTTCCAG CTCACAGCGAAAGCAGTTGAAAAAGATCATTCACGAAACCGCCCCATGCATTTTCTGTGTGGATCCGTGACTGAGGATGAATCAGCTATTACAGTGAACACTCCATTAGACAATACTCCAGTACCACTGAAGAAGACAGTTCATGATGCTGGGGAAAGATCCATGCGAAGTTTCTTGATTGAGtcaaattcatccaaaagTCCAAATGATAAGAAGGGGAAAAATGTTTTAAGCTCAGATAATCAACCTTTAG CCCTTTGTTATGGCAATGAACCAGGTGAAGAATCTGAAGGTGATATGACATTGGCAGCTCTtaagaacaaacaaaaaccaaaatccaGAAGTAGCAGTAAAAAAAAGGAGGAAGATGATCAAGCGATGGTGTGTATAGATGAAGAGGCAACGGATATACAGGGGAAGGAAAATGCAAAAGGAGAAGCTGGGAACGGAATAGAAGTTCTACCTCCTAAAGTTGTAGCGATGCATCGAGTGAGATGGAACATGAACAAAGGCAGTGAGAGATGGCTATGCTATGGAGGAGCTGGTGGAATTATTCGATGTCAGGAAATTAGAGTACCTGATATTGATAAGAAGATGGGGAAGAAGATACAGAAATGA
- the LOC102609984 gene encoding uncharacterized protein LOC102609984 isoform X1, giving the protein MEEESSGGNDTGVRVSIFDYSVDKHFNALDTISKLCEEPESEGLDESDVQQLSSTVTFLREWRYFNYRPRTVRFAKEMGSCGEKNVLSEINLPQFSSAAVPEEEGLCTDATSLVSSKDFVIYAGGSVWALDWCPRVHEKPDCQVKCEFIAVAAHPPESCYHKLGAPLTGRGMIQIWCMLNVGVNEEEARSPKRNLKQKSQNFEDSDDKTKRPRGRPRKKPTDEALDDYATKDKLTQSKRPRGRPRKKPKDESSGNLDGVEQFVQPLAVQYPEDSSNMLTIQEVSGNTLRKLQTSTERASSSNSSLKTPLQSRILKQLSVQHTEDSSRLLTVEEASGDTLRKLQMSTEKASSSNSSLKTPVRSRKLKSKARVEKHSHDICQPLSNVNEDEEPPTANHQIYHGSERDSAVCDVLGDFLSKPSLVSCPIPKDIALPRVVLCLAHNGKVAWDVKWKPYNAVDCKCKQRLGYLAVLLGNGSLEVWEVPLLRTMKAIYLSSMKEGTDPRFVKLEPVFRCSMLKCGGTQSIPLTMEWSTSPPHDYLLAGCHDGTVALWKFVASDSSIDSRPLLCFSADTLPIRAVSWAPAESDSDSANVILTAGHGGLKFWDIRDPFRPLWDIHPAPKFIYGLDWLPDPGCVILSFDDGAMRIVSLLKAAYDVPATGKPFAGTKQQGLHLVNCSSFAIWSVQVSRLTGMVAYCSADGTVHRFQLTAKAVEKDHSRNRPMHFLCGSVTEDESAITVNTPLDNTPVPLKKTVHDAGERSMRSFLIESNSSKSPNDKKGKNVLSSDNQPLALCYGNEPGEESEGDMTLAALKNKQKPKSRSSSKKKEEDDQAMVCIDEEATDIQGKENAKGEAGNGIEVLPPKVVAMHRVRWNMNKGSERWLCYGGAGGIIRCQEIRVPDIDKKMGKKIQK; this is encoded by the exons atggaggAAGAATCCTCAGGAGGCAATGATACAGGAGTTCGAGTatcaatatttgattattCGGTTGATAAGCATTTTAATGCACTCGACACTATTTCTAAACTCTGTGAAGAGCCAGAAAGTGAAGGCCTTGATGAAAGCGATGTTCAACAATTATCCTCCACGGTTACTTTTTTAAg AGAATGGAGATATTTCAATTACAGACCAAGAACCGTTAGGTTTGCAAAAGAGATGGGAAGTTGTGGGGAAAAGAATGTTTTAAGTGAGATTAACTTGCCTCAATTTTCATCTGCAGCAGTTCCTGAG GAGGAGGGATTGTGTACCGATGCAACTTCTCTGGTGTCTag CAAAGACTTTGTGATATATGCTGGGGGGTCTGTCTGGGCATTGGATTGGTGTCCCAGAGTTCATGAAAAGCCTGACTGCCAGGTCAAATGTGAG TTTATTGCTGTTGCTGCTCATCCTCCTGAATCATGTTATCACAAATTAGGTGCTCCACTTACTGGCAGAGGCATGATTCAGATTTGGTGTATGCTAAATGTTGGTGTAAATGAGGAAGAGGCACGGTCACCCAAGAGAAACCTAaaacaaaaatctcaaaattttgaagacTCAGATGACAAAACAAAGAGACCAAGAGGGAGACCAAGAAAAAAGCCAACAGATGAAGCTCTTGATGATTATGCTACAAAGGACAAGTTAACGCAATCAAAGAGGCCAAGAGGAAGACCTAGAAAAAAACCAAAAGATGAATCTAGTGGCAACTTGGATGGTGTTGAACAGTTCGTTCAACCACTTGCTGTTCAATATCCAGAAGATTCATCCAACATGCTAACCATACAAGAAGTTTCTGGGAATACCCTTAGAAAACTTCAGACTTCAACTGAAAGAGCATCTTCATCAAATTCATCTCTTAAAACTCCTCTGCAGAGCAGAATATTGAAACAACTTTCTGTTCAACATACAGAAGATTCATCTAGGTTGCTAACTGTAGAAGAAGCTTCTGGAGATACCCTTAGAAAACTTCAAATGTCAACTGAAAAAGCATCTTCATCAAATTCATCCCTTAAAACTCCTGTTAGGAGTcgaaaattgaaaagtaaggCAAGAGTAGAGAAACATAGCCATGATATATGTCAACCATTATCAAATGTAAACGAAGATGAGGAACCTCCTACTGCGAATCATCAAATATATCATGGCTCTGAACGAGATTCTGCAGTATGTGATGTTTTAGGTGATTTTCTTTCCAAACCAAGCTTGGTTTCTTGTCCTATACCAAAGGACATTGCTCTTCCTAGGGTTGTATTGTGCCTGGCCCACAATGGAAAAGTTGCATGGGATGTGAAATGGAAGCCATATAATGCAGTAGATTGCAAGTGCAAGCAACGGCTGGGGTATCTTGCTGTCTTGCTGGGAAATGGATCCCTTGAAGT TTGGGAGGTTCCTCTTCTCCGGACAATGAAAGCTATTTATTTGTCTTCCATGAAAGAGGGGACTGATCCTCGCTTCGTAAAATTGGAACCAGTATTCAGATGCTCCATGTTAAAATGTGGTGGCACACAGAG CATCCCTTTGACAATGGAGTGGTCAACCTCACCTCCACATGATTACTTACTGGCAGGGTGCCATGATGGGACG GTCGCTTTGTGGAAATTTGTTGCAAGTGATTCATCTATAG ATTCAAGACCTTTGCTCTGTTTTAGTGCCGATACACTTCCTATTAGAGCAGTTTCATGGGCCCCGGCTGAGAG TGATTCGGATAGTGCAAATGTTATACTCACTGCTGGACATGGAGGCCTAAAGTTTTGGGACATACG TGACCCATTCCGTCCCTTGTGGGACATCCATCCAGCTCCAAAGTTCATATATGGTCTGGATTGGTTGCCAGATCCAGG GTGTGTTATTTTATCCTTTGATGATGGAGCAATGAGGATAGTCAGCTTGTTGAAGGCTGCATATGATGTCCCCGCTACAGGAAAACCTTTTGCTGGGACAAAGCAGCAAGGGTTGCACCTTGTTAATTGTTCATCCTTTGCTATCTGGAGTGTGCAAGTGTCACGGCTAACAG GCATGGTCGCATACTGCAGTGCAGATGGCACCGTTCATCGTTTCCAG CTCACAGCGAAAGCAGTTGAAAAAGATCATTCACGAAACCGCCCCATGCATTTTCTGTGTGGATCCGTGACTGAGGATGAATCAGCTATTACAGTGAACACTCCATTAGACAATACTCCAGTACCACTGAAGAAGACAGTTCATGATGCTGGGGAAAGATCCATGCGAAGTTTCTTGATTGAGtcaaattcatccaaaagTCCAAATGATAAGAAGGGGAAAAATGTTTTAAGCTCAGATAATCAACCTTTAG CCCTTTGTTATGGCAATGAACCAGGTGAAGAATCTGAAGGTGATATGACATTGGCAGCTCTtaagaacaaacaaaaaccaaaatccaGAAGTAGCAGTAAAAAAAAGGAGGAAGATGATCAAGCGATGGTGTGTATAGATGAAGAGGCAACGGATATACAGGGGAAGGAAAATGCAAAAGGAGAAGCTGGGAACGGAATAGAAGTTCTACCTCCTAAAGTTGTAGCGATGCATCGAGTGAGATGGAACATGAACAAAGGCAGTGAGAGATGGCTATGCTATGGAGGAGCTGGTGGAATTATTCGATGTCAGGAAATTAGAGTACCTGATATTGATAAGAAGATGGGGAAGAAGATACAGAAATGA